The sequence TATCTAAACCAGACCATATTCTAATAGTCCTTATGAAACCATTATCTATAGAACATTCATTTAATGCAGAATATTAACTTCCTTATGTTAGACTGTTTATATATAGATACCGTGTTGTATTATATAGACTCAGAGCCTGTAAATGTAAAGTAAGACACACACATTTTCTTGCACACCTTAATCTCAGGCTTCGCTCCCTTTTCActtttaaggaaaaaaataaatactggaGTAATGATCCCTCTGCTCTGTCCACCGACATCGGATGCTAATTGTCCCCCCAGGATGCTGTACACAGCCCGGCACTCTGGAGGCCCAAACTTACAGCTCAGAGGTGACCTGATCTGTCCCCTCAAATGAAGCAGCTACCAGCAAGTGGGGGGAGGATTATATTAAGAATTATTCAGAAAGTAGGTCAATGATAAAAGGGATTTATAATTGAGGAAGAGGGGGGATGAAGAATGGAGCATTAATGACTAAAAGTTATGGAAGATGAGGGGTTAATAATTGATAGATGTATGGTCACCATTTTAAATACAATTCCTTGGGTGCACACTCCAATAAGCCCCTCCTATGTAACCCTAGGCATAGTTTCCCCAACACCCCTGTGTACTAGACCATATCATTGGCTTCTTGTCAAGTTGTTACCACAGAATGGAAGTTCTCATGTTTGTATCATATTCCTGGAAAATGTGTCCAGACAATGGCTTCAGCTTAACCAAAATTAAGTCTTTACTCAGTTGTCATGTTATATAGAAGTGAATGTTTTGTACTGGGACCTGCTAAAACAAGCACCATATTATAAAGTCTCACTTTACAGTGTTAAGAGATCTGATGCATCAGAAAGTTAAGACTGCAGTCACTTCAGCTGCTGTGAGATCACTGGTCCCGCCCCAGTGTAGGATTTCACCAATCCCCAGTGTGAAAGGCTACAAAGCAAGACAGCCAAACTGTCACTCATCCTCTGCCTGCTCAGGGGAATCCCTCCTAACAagacaacctgctgcagaggactGAGACcaggttttattaaaataaacactccagttagtacatgtatattattcagcactGTTTCTGATATCTACATTAATGTCACTTGGTCTTTTCTTATTAACACTGCTTAGTAAATAAACTAATAGTCTGTATAAAACTCAATGAATACTCAGAAGCTATAATAGCGTAAAGCTAATTTTATTATGATAAAGTTAGTTAGACCCTGCACAggagcaggaggggggggggggggggtgtcagttACTGGGCTAGAAGTATTTGATCTCATCCTCTTTGGTTTTGTCCAGCTGGACGTCCGTGAGGCTCATCTCCTGATCAGCGCTGGGGAGCGGTTGATAGACGCGCAGATGTATGTACTGCTCACTTCCTACACAGACCTGAGGGAGACAACACAAGGGGAACGGGGTCACAAGTATACAATATTCAGTATATAAACATGTAGTGTGAAGCACAAAGGGTCACATTAAACTATTAGATACAACTGCTataatgtataaatgtaaatattagttAGTAAGGTTTATGCTGAACCAAAGTCATAGCTCTGAAACTAATCACCCGTTCCTAGACAGCAGCTGTGATGCTCTGTGTGATCCGACACCTTTATATCAGTCAGAAGAAACCTTCAgcaggattggaccagacggccTTCACTCCCCCATGCTcatcaatgagtcttgggcaTCCAGGACCCTGTCACCGGTTTTTCTTCCTTGGACCACATTTGGCAGGAACTAACCAcagcatactgggaacaccccacaagaccggccgttttggagatgctctgacctagtCCTCTAGTCAtcccaatttggcccttgtcaaactcACCCAAACCCAcagacaaaccgaggggggagtttcctagtgcctggaacccccccccccccctcccagcctggggtactgtatgcttgagatGGCTGGACACTGccctgggagcagcgactttgcagcttgtgtgcagatagtTTGTCTGCACTgctcacagccatctctccccaacaagtattgaaagcagcaagaacaggtaggagagagcaggacagtctgagatctgttctgacacactcagtcaggacattgtcctgattgtagggacagttgggaggtaggtCCCGCTTCatacagctctgctcgaaaagggagagctctgtgcccctaacagtagtgcacgcagcattgtctgtgtatatggtggagataggaagagttggagagcagccaagaactgtctaaaattatagccacgcccacatCATGCCggccatgcccactggtggtgtggcaggGAAACATCTCACTACAAATCctgcttctcccccccccccccccgagaccCTTCACCATCTTTCccacttccaacacatcaacttcaagaactgactgatcACTTGCTGCCGATTAGCATAGTAGGTCATTAGCTGTctattaatgtacagatatccagTCATTACCTTAATGAAGTAATTTGTCCCAGCAACAGTTTGAGTCTTGTATTCAACAGCTTCAAACTTGCTGAAGGATCTCCCAGTCTTCTCCTCCACCTGCTTTTTCATCTGAGGAGAACAGGAGACAACAAGGTTATCAGATCATGGTCCAAACACACAGGGGCCAGATGGACAGTAATAGTACAGAGGTCTGGTGCTCACTAAGGCTTCAGTGGATGGTGGGAAGCTCATAGACTCATGTTCAAGGCTGCCAATGTGGGAGAAACAGGCACTGCTATCCCAGGCCCCACCACTAGGAGGAGCCCAACTGGTAATTTGAGGAAGTGCCACTTCCTCAGGGTTTTGGTATAATTTAGCTGAAATCTGTAGAAGCCAAAGGAGGTGCAGCCACCAGGAAAGAGGGAGAGCAAAAGCCAAAGATGGCTTTGGTCTAATTAGATCAGGATATGGCCTAGTTTGTCCAATCAGGAATTATGTGACCTCCTTGATAAGGGAAAGAAAAGGGTCTCATTCCACTCTAAGGCCAGGACTTTCCCCAGTAGTTCTACCTCAGGAAATAATTAAGAGTTGGGATGTGAGGTGGTGctttcctaacttgaaattataacTAAAGAACACAAGTGATAACAAGTATCACCTAAAGAGTCAGCTAATGAGGCCCTCCAGTCCCTGAtctatacataaatacaaaatttattaatt is a genomic window of Mixophyes fleayi isolate aMixFle1 chromosome 2, aMixFle1.hap1, whole genome shotgun sequence containing:
- the LOC142139647 gene encoding cystatin-A-like — encoded protein: MSMDGGLGDVQPADSEVQSICDQMKKQVEEKTGRSFSKFEAVEYKTQTVAGTNYFIKVCVGSEQYIHLRVYQPLPSADQEMSLTDVQLDKTKEDEIKYF